A region from the Rhodamnia argentea isolate NSW1041297 chromosome 7, ASM2092103v1, whole genome shotgun sequence genome encodes:
- the LOC115731172 gene encoding isoamylase 2, chloroplastic: MATLHPSLVTRLCCLNCGATEVSKLASSSSSFTRSTMSRTFDKMASGKEQLCQGFMPDVMTTPHNVSLKVCAARVSIEPTEQTFTLTTEVGKLEKESTYLFRTETGDQVKVSVGKKNLKYAVHIQVSSPQSHSSSDRLLLSWGVYRSDSRCYMTEDFQDSSPDGRTFETLFNQISLGTYTLELEFEAKQIPFFLSFLLKPALEVNSSGSEIRSHRGTKFCVPVGLGRGNPFPLGLSFATDGSLNISIFSRSAEGLVLCLYDDASEELPALELDLDPYVHRSGDIWHVSLESAETHKSYAFRCRGESVHQLESAHTLLDPYCKIVMESRIKDKGSGVNYRGLLMKEPTFDWSGDVHPNIPLEKLTVYRLNVKRFTEHKSSSLSADVPGTFSGLAQKLDHLKDLGVNAVLLEPTFSYDEKKGPYFPCHFFSPASLFGPSNNPISTIESMKDMVKRLHMNGIEVFLEVVFTHTADAGALQGIDDVSYYVNGPVELKRRNALNCNYPIVQQMILDSLRYWLTEFHVDGFCFINASSLLRGFHGESLSRSPLIEAIAFDPVLSRTKVIADSWDPIDEATMDVHFPHWKRWAEVNTKFCTDIRKFLRGEGFLSDLATRLCGSGDIFSDGRGPSFSFNYVSRNFGLPLVDLVSFSSGQLAPELSWNCGEEGPTNKPAVLERRLKQIRNFLFILYISLGVPILNMGDECGQSTGGSPAYVDRKSFDWNALKTGFAIQTTRFISFLNAFRKRRADLLQSRNFLKEENIDWHGNNQSPPKWEDTSCKFLSMTLKTEKAESQSSSETSHEFGDLFIAFNAGQNSECVILPVPLEGTTWHRMIDTALPYPGFFSADGEPVLEQMGGLFAYEIKSHSCALFESRSQGG, from the coding sequence ATGGCTACTCTTCATCCATCACTTGTGACTAGGCTATGCTGTCTAAACTGTGGAGCAACTGAAGTATCCAAGTTAGCTTCATCATCCAGTTCTTTCACAAGAAGCACGATGTCCCGTACCTTTGATAAAATGGCTAGTGGCAAGGAGCAGTTATGCCAAGGATTCATGCCTGATGTCATGACGACTCCTCATAATGTTAGCTTGAAAGTATGTGCTGCACGTGTTTCGATTGAACCAACCGAGCAGACATTCACTCTTACCACAGAGGTTGGCAAACTAGAGAAGGAGTCCACTTATCTATTCAGGACAGAAACTGGTGATCAAGTGAAGGTTTCTGTCGGAAAGAAAAACTTGAAATATGCTGTGCATATTCAGGTTTCATCGCCACAATCACATAGCAGTAGCGATAGGTTACTACTGTCTTGGGGTGTCTACAGATCAGATTCTAGATGCTACATGACAGAGGACTTTCAGGACTCATCTCCTGATGGGAGGACATTTGAGACGCTATTCAATCAAATTTCTCTTGGCACATACACACTCGAACTGGAATTTGAAGCAAAGCAAATccccttctttctttcatttcttttgaagCCTGCATTGGAGGTTAACTCAAGTGGTTCGGAAATTAGAAGTCACAGGGGAACAAAATTTTGTGTTCCAGTTGGTTTAGGTCGCGGTAACCCATTTCCATTGGGTCTCTCCTTTGCAACTGACGGTTCGCTGAATATTTCTATCTTTTCAAGAAGTGCAGAAGGTCTGGTTCTGTGCTTATATGATGACGCGTCAGAAGAATTGCCTGCTTTAGAGCTTGATCTGGATCCGTATGTTCATCGATCAGGCGATATTTGGCATGTGTCACTCGAGAGTGCCGAGACCCACAAGAGCTATGCTTTCCGATGCAGGGGAGAAAGTGTACATCAGTTGGAGTCAGCCCACACATTGCTGGATCCATATTGCAAGATTGTTATGGAGTCAAGAATCAAGGATAAAGGATCTGGTGTAAATTACCGTGGACTGTTGATGAAAGAACCCACTTTTGATTGGTCTGGTGATGTCCATCCCAACATACCACTAGAAAAGTTGACAGTTTATCGCTTGAATGTGAAGCGCTTCACAGAGCACAAGTCTAGTTCACTATCTGCTGATGTTCCTGGGACATTTTCTGGTTTAGCTCAGAAGCTGGATCATCTAAAAGATCTTGGGGTGAATGCAGTGCTTTTAGAGCCAACTTTCTCTTATGACGAGAAAAAGGGACCATATTTTCCTTGCCACTTCTTTTCCCCAGCGAGTCTGTTTGGGCCTTCCAACAACCCCATAAGCACAATTGAATCAATGAAGGATATGGTGAAGAGATTGCATATGAATGGAATAGAGGTTTTTCTTGAAGTAGTCTTCACCCATACTGCTGATGCTGGAGCATTGCAAGGGATTGATGACGTGTCCTATTATGTGAATGGACCTGTAGAATTGAAACGGCGGAATGCTCTGAATTGTAACTATCCGATTGTTCAGCAGATGATCCTCGATAGTCTTCGGTACTGGTTGACTGAATTTCATGTTGATGGCTTCTGTTTCATCAACGCTTCATCTTTGTTGAGAGGTTTTCATGGAGAATCCTTATCTCGGTCTCCTTTGATTGAGGCAATTGCTTTCGATCCGGTACTCTCAAGGACAAAAGTCATCGCGGATTCCTGGGACCCCATTGACGAAGCCACAATGGATGTCCATTTTCCTCATTGGAAGAGATGGGCAGAAGTAAACACAAAATTCTGTACTGATATAAGAAAATTTTTGAGAGGTGAGGGGTTCTTGAGTGACCTCGCAACGAGATTGTGCGGGAGTGGCGACATATTTTCTGACGGTCGAGGCCCCTCATTTTCATTCAATTACGTTTCTCGCAATTTCGGACTTCCACTTGTCGATTTGGTCAGCTTCAGCAGTGGTCAGCTTGCACCAGAGTTGAGTTGGAACTGCGGTGAGGAAGGTCCAACTAATAAACCTGCTGTCCTTGAAAGAAGGCTCAAACAAATCCGTAACTTCCTCTTCATCCTGTACATTTCCTTGGGTGTACCAATTCTTAACATGGGCGATGAGTGTGGCCAATCTACCGGAGGTTCCCCTGCTTATGTCGACAGAAAGTCTTTTGACTGGAACGCCCTGAAAACGGGCTTTGCCATCCAGACGACACGGTTCATTTCCTTCTTGAATGCTTTTAGAAAGAGACGAGCTGACCTGCTTCAGAGTcgtaattttttgaaagaagAGAATATCGATTGGCATGGAAATAACCAGTCTCCCCCAAAGTGGGAGGATACGTCATGTAAGTTCCTCTCCATGACCTTGAAGACAGAAAAAGCAGAAAGCCAGTCAAGCTCTGAAACATCTCATGAGTTCGGCGATTTGTTTATCGCGTTCAATGCGGGTCAAAATTCAGAGTGTGTCATTCTACCCGTTCCTCTGGAGGGCACAACCTGGCATCGCATGATCGACACGGCTTTACCATATCCAGGGTTCTTCTCGGCTGATGGAGAGCCCGTGCTCGAGCAGATGGGCGGACTGTTTGCTTATGAAATCAAGTCTCACAGTTGCGCTCTATTCGAATCACGCAGCCAAGGTGGTTAA
- the LOC115731171 gene encoding CSC1-like protein At4g02900: MASLQDISVSAAINIISAIAFLVAFAILRLQPVNDRVYFPKWYLKGIRGSPTRSGGFVSTFVNLDFRTYIRFLNWMPAALRMPEPELINHAGLDSTAFIRIYLLGLKIFVPITFLAFVVLVPVNWTGETLETIKDVTFSNIDKLSISNVPSGSQRFWAHLVMAYVFTFWTFYILYREYKLMTNMRLQFLASEDRSPDQYTVLVRNVPPDSDESVSEHVEHFFCVNHPDYYLTHQVVYNANKLAKLVDKKKSLQNWYIYYQNKYERNPSKKPTMKTGFWGLWGTRVDAIDYYAAEIEKLTDEEQAERERVISDPKAIIPAAFVSFKSRWGAAVCAQTQQTSNPTIWLTEWAPEPRDVYWDNLAIPYVKLTIRRLLMAVSLFFLTFFFMIPIAFVQSLANIEGIEKVLPFLKPLIERKGVKSLIQGFLPGIALKIFLILLPTILMTMSKIEGFTSLSSLERRSAGKYHLFVLVNVFLGSIIAGTAFQQLKSFLHQAPTEIPITIGVSIPMKATFFITYIMVDGWAGIAAEILRLVPLVVFHLKNTFLVKTEKDREQAMDPGCLGFATSEPRIQLYFLLGFVYSVVTPVLLPFIIVFFAFAYMVFRHQVINVYNQKYESAAAFWPDVHRRLIIGMVISQLLLMGLMSTKDATNSTPLLIVLPVLTIWFHIFCKGRFESAFVKLPLQNAMVRDTLERATEPNLNLKAYLQDAYVHPVFRGGELEKPAVIDEEENNPLVPTKRTSRRSSKYGSDCSSEAGI, translated from the exons ATGGCCAGCCTCCAAGATATCAGTGTTTCGGCAGCTATCAATATTATATCTGCAATTGCATTCCTTGTTGCGTTTGCAATATTGCGACTACAACCTGTAAACGATAgagtttattttccaaaatggtATCTCAAGGGCATAAGAGGCAGTCCAACCCGCTCTGGAGGCTTTGTGAGCACTTTCGTCAACTTAGATTTCAGAACATACATAAGGTTCTTGAATTGGATGCCTGCAGCACTTAGGATGCCAGAACCAGAGCTCATTAATCATGCGGGACTTGATTCTACCGCATTCATCAGGATTTACCTTCTTGG ATTGAAAATATTTGTCCCCATTACTTTTCTAGCTTTCGTGGTTTTGGTACCTGTTAATTGGACGGGAGAAACTTTGGAGACAATAAAGGATGTGACTTTCAGCAATATTGACAAACTCTCAATATCCAACGTTCCATCTGGATCACAAAG GTTCTGGGCGCACCTGGTGATGGCCTATGTCTTTACATTTTGGACATTCTACATTCTGTATAGGGAATACAAGTTAATGACTAATATGAGGTTGCAATTCTTAGCATCAGAAGATCGTAGTCCAGATCAATACACG GTTCTGGTGCGGAATGTTCCTCCAGATTCCGATGAATCAGTCAGCGAGCATGTTGAACATTTCTTCTGTGTGAATCATCCTGATTACTACCTTACACATCAG GTTGTGTACAATGCAAACAAACTGGCAAAGTTGGTTGATAAGAAGAAGAGTCTGCAAAATTGGTATATTTACTACCAAAATAAGTATGAACGAAATCCTTCAAAGAAGCCAACTATGAAG ACCGGATTTTGGGGTCTTTGGGGGACTAGAGTGGATGCTATAGATTATTATGCTGCTGAGATCGAGAAGCTAACTGATGAA GAACAAGCTGAAAGAGAAAGGGTGATAAGTGATCCCAAGGCTATTATACCTGCAGCATTTGTTTCATTCAAGAGTCGTTGGGGAGCAGCTGTGTGCGCTCAGACTCAGCAAACAAGTAACCCTACAATATGGCTGACAGAATGGGCACCAGAGCCACGTGATGTTTATTGGGACAATCTGGCAATTCCTTATGTTAAGCTTACTATACGAAGACTACTTATGgctgtttctttgtttttccttacATTTTTCTTTATGATTCCCATAGCATTTGTCCAATCTCTTGCAAACATTGAGGGGATTGAAAAGGTTCTACCCTTTTTAAAGCCATTAATTGAAAG GAAGGGTGTAAAGTCTTTAATTCAAGGATTTCTCCCAGGAATTGCCTTGAAGatctttcttattttacttCCAACAATTCTTATGACAATGTCAAAAATAGAGGGTtttacctctctctcttctttggagAGGAGATCAGCTGGAAAGTACCATTTGTTCGTACTGGTCAATGTGTTTCTTGGAAGCATCATTGCAGGAACCGCGTTTCAACAACTCAAATCTTTTCTCCATCAGGCTCCGACAGA GATACCAATTACTATCGGTGTGTCTATCCCTATGAAAGCaacattttttattacttacaTAATGGTGGATGGTTGGGCTGGAATAGCTGCAGAGATTCTCAGATTGGTTCCCCTAGTTGTGTTCCATTTGAAGAATACTTTCTTGGTAAAGACAGAGAAGGACAGAGAGCAGGCAATGGATCCGGGTTGCCTGGGCTTCGCAACATCTGAACCTCGGATTCAACTCTACTTCTTGCTGGGATTTGTCTATTCGGTTGTCACGCCTGTGCTTCTCCCTTTCATTATCGtcttctttgcttttgcctATATGGTTTTTCGTCACCAG GTTATAAATGTGTACAATCAAAAATATGAGAGTGCGGCAGCCTTCTGGCCAGATGTGCACAGGCGCTTGATTATTGGGATGGTGATATCTCAGCTTCTACTGATGGGTTTAATGAGCACAAAAGATGCAACTAATTCTACGCCACTCCTCATTGTGCTACCTGTTTTGACCATCTGGTTTCATATATTCTGCAAGGGACGTTTCGAATCAGCATTTGTCAAGTTGCCATTACAG AATGCCATGGTGAGAGACACACTTGAGAGGGCCACAGAACCGAACCTGAACTTGAAGGCTTATCTTCAAGATGCTTATGTACACCCTGTTTTCAGGGGAGGTGAGTTGGAAAAACCCGCGGTGATCGACGAGGAAGAGAACAACCCTCTTGTGCCGACGAAAAGGACTTCTCGTCGTAGTAGCAAGTACGGTTCTGACTGCAGTTCAGAAGCCGGAATCTGA